DNA from Triplophysa rosa linkage group LG12, Trosa_1v2, whole genome shotgun sequence:
atgaaagcaaaaaacacatgaaccATACCTTCTCTGGTTCTTCCACCGCAATCACCTTGACGATATTCTTGTGTTTCATGAGCTGAGTCTTAACTGCTCGCTCAATCTGTACGTTGAACTTCATGAAGAAAACATAGAGAACATAACCACCCACCAGCATCATACTCTCCCACCACATAATGTAGTTGTCCAAAAAGAAGATAATGAGCATGATGAGATCGAGGATGTAGAACGACACGTCCCGAAACAGAGGCCACCAGGTGAGGTGAAGCATTTCCCGGGAGAACAGCGCACACATTCCaatcacaaataaaatattaaagacaGCCGAGCCAACAATGGTTCCAATGCCAACATTGCTATGCGAGATGAAGACACCGATCAAGGATGTGAAGAGCTCAGGAGCAGAGCCTCCAGCAGCCATGAAAGTAGCCCCTGCCACATCATCTGAAATTTCCAGTTTGTATGTGATAACCCCCAGCGTCGGGACAAAGAACTCATCGCACACAATGGCAAACGAAACAAACATGTATACCATTCCAAAGATGTGGAGAAGAACCCAGCCTTTACGTCGCTCCTCAATGGAGAAGATGTCCTCCGGGTACTCGCCCTTCATGTGTGGTGCATCTCCAGGAGTGGAAGCTGTAGTGTTGGCAATAGTGATTGATGGAGTGGGAACGGGAGTGGGTTTCGGAAGGTTTGGGTCGACAAAGATGCACTGGATGATCGTCCTGTTTGTGGTTGTTGTAGGTGGCTCTGTAGTTGTGGGTATTTTTGTGGGGGCTGAAGTCCTAGGTTTGTCTGACGGTCGGACCTCATCCGTGTGTTTTGGCTGAACATCAGTTAAAATACTAACCCCTATCTCCTCCAACAGTCCCACTAGAGTTTGTCCAGAACCTTCATCAGTGTTCTCCGCAATCTGAGGTTCTGGCCAGGGTTCTGGTAGTTTGGCTCTAATTGTCAGCTGGTATAAGGAACACAGGAAAACACCAGAGAGAAGAAATATAATCCGGCTCAGATGGAGTCTCTTTCGTCGAGTCAGAAACATTTTCGATTATGTTTCCTAAAGGGCACCAAGTTTTTGGTTTGGGTAATGAAACCCAGCACATCCAAAATGTACCCCCAAAAGATGCTGGGGTGCAGGGCACTCTTATAGAATGATTCATCTCATTTTTTCTGTAGTGCAGGTCTTTTCTCACAGCGCTTACTGTGGGTGAAACAAACAATTgtataaacaacacagaaagtAGAAGACATGACAAACAATGGACTACAGTATATCACTAATACAATTGTAGCTTTTCAATTACATTGAATCAGAAAGGAGAGATTATCAAATTTCTAAATGAATTAATCTGAAGGAAAAGCATATCttgcacatttatatttaagaaaacagAATGTAAAATGGCAAGATCTGAGGTTTATGGCAACCTTGGAAAattcaaaaatattaaaattgttatcaAAAATAACGTGTTGTAAGAAGATCCAAAAAAATGCACGTTAAATATCTGTGCACTAACACTAGTGATACAAATAGATACAGTAACACAAACAGTGTGACCAGCTGCTTGATGGCAACAGGTTGCTATAACAGTACTGGACTTgaaaactaattaaattactaACCCATTTATTCAGAGTAACAGttcttttattttcaacaaaggAAAACCTTAATACACGAAGGAAACGTACCGGTTGATGACGCTGCGTGCCATGCGATGTTGCGCGAAGCTGCTGTCTCACAGCTGGGCTGCAGGGAAAGACACGGATGATGCTGTGCGCGCTGGTTCAGGTCATTCAGGACAGATCTTCAGCGTGGATCAGCACAATGTCTAATACCTGAAGCCTTTTAAGAGGATCAACTGTACTCTCTCCTCACACTCTCATTATGTCTTGAATCATTTCATCCCAATTGCTCATTCAGATTTGTAGAGAGTGAGGGTAAATTCAAAACCGAATTCAAATTTATccaaagtattaaaaaaactaaagtctaaaatcatttttcatcttttattatGATTATGGAATACAGATTTgtataaacattttacatttacatttagcagatttgttttacattacatgacattgtttttaaatttgtttgGGATATAGCATATAGTTATGCTTGTCTAAACTAGATCTCCTGAAAATCAGCATATACtgcatcttttaaaaaaaatcttattttaacaAGGGAGaaagttcattttaaaacaaatttagaaaATGTACGAAATCCATTTCTCGATCGCAAAGTTTACCCGGAACGAATTGGCAGGTGTTTGTTGCTTCCGCACGACCCGCTTACCACGGCGCACACTTGGTGAAAAAGGATTTTTGTCACTATGGGTAAACATATCTTGACGTTTCttttaaattaagaaaaacGTTTTGTATGGGTGTCAACGTGTTGTTTTCGAAAATAATAAGAATTGATTATATGTCATGTTTTTGACATATATGTTTATCTGCATATATGTGTTTCTGATCACTTTATGATGCGTACCATTGCAATACACTGGCAGTGATGTTGAATAGACTGTATTACTTTGCTTGGTTACATGAACCCATGTCTGTACTATTGCATCTACACCTAAAACTTGTCTTTTTAAATGGAGCATTTAATTATGCTACATTTTTAAAGGACAGTTCTATACATTTTGTATCCATTGTGTTTCTATCCTCGTCTCTAGAACTCTGTCAATGACTAGTGTGTAACACATcgttttgttttacacagatcCTTAAAGCAGTTCGTCTGTAACCGTTAATCATATCGTGAAACGAAGAGATTGCAAACATGCCTACGGTGGTTCTTATGGACTCATCGCTGTCCATGACGCGACCGGTGTCAGTGGAGGGCAGTGAAGAGTTTCAGAGGAAGCACTTGGCCGTTCATGGACTAACGATGCTGTTCGAACACATGGCAACAAATTACAGACTGGAGTTCACGTCACTTGTCGCTTTCTCCTCCCTCTGGGAGCTTCTGGTCCCATTCACCAGAGATTATAATACTCTGCAGGTGAAACACCAGGCCAGACAGCCCAAAttcaaaaaagcaacaaaagtcAGTGCACTATAACAGATTTTTCCCTGTTGGGGGTCTTGACTACGTGTCTACTTCCTCATTGTTTTGTAGGAGGCCTTAAACAATCTTGAAGACTATGATAAGACCTGTCTGGAGGCTGCATTACAGGGTGTCAGTAATGTAGTACAGCAGGAATGGGGAACCTCCTGCCCTTGCCAGGtataatatattcatatattttttgcacAAAGCAGCTATAAGTCATGTGACAAGCTGTACTGATGGCTCTGAGGTTTACATTGATCAGTGTTAATGCTCTTTTCATGGTTGTTTTTAGGTGGTGCTGGTTACTGATGGTGCAATGGGGATTGGTCGTGGTTCTTTGCGCCATTCCCTGCAAACACTGAAGCAACGTACGGACGATAAGAAGTTCCCTCTGCCTTTCCCGTTCCCTTCCAAACTCTATGTCATGTGCATTGCCAATGCAGAGGAGGTACAACAGACATACACGCATCCATTAGGACATCTGACTTATTACATTGAGATCAAAAGATTTTGCTATTAGAACATAAACATGCAAGCATTTATTTGCGTTTCATATGAATTTTCCCTTTTATTCACTTTaatctgtgttgtgttttaatgtCCCCTAAAGTTTCAAGCTTCTGATGGTTTGGATAACTTGGAGCAGCTGATTAGTTTGAATGGTGGGGAGGGTCAGATATACACTATGGAGGGACCCCTCTGTCTTAAAAGTGTCCAGACTATGTTTGGGTGAGTTGTATTGTTGCTAAGTGCTTATGTTGTATTTGTTCATGTAGTTTGTTGGGCACATTGTGATTAACAGTGTCACTGCGCTTGTTTTGGCAGTAAGCTGATTGACCAGGCATACTCTCCCTTACATGCTGTGCTGCGCTGTGGGAACCTGGCTTCTGACGTGCAGGTCTTTCCAAGGCCAGAACCAGTGCTGATAGATGAGGAGGTGGATCCCATTCCCAAAACAGTTCAAACAGGTACAAGCACACAAGCGtgtgatttattaaaaaataccaaaaaaaaGTATAACTGGTCAATATGGCTGTGGTTTTGGAATTATACTGACACCTACTGGTAGGGATACAGAATCACATcaaatttccatttttttctaGACTTGGAGATTGTGGGTTTTGTTGAGATTGGAGACATCTCCAGCCCTCCCGTTATATCCAGGCACTTGGTACTGCCCATTGCTGTGAACAAAGGTTGGTGTTTTGCTCCTTATTTTATTCACATGTCTAATATTTGATAGATGAACCTCTTATCATTGACAGAGGGGGATGAGATGGGTACAGGCACTGCTGATGAGACGGAGGAAGAGCCCTCCACAAATCAGATGGCTGGCAAAAGCCCAAATTTCTGCGTACTTCTACATGGCAGTCTAAAAGTGGAGGGCATGGTGGCACTTGTACAGTTAGGGtaagaaactacatttgcaTTTCATGAAGGACTGATCACAATTGATTATGCAAATTATAGCTATAATGTTAATGGTGTTAGAAGCATTTTAAGTGGTAAATGTTGTCAGTGTAGATCAATAATAGatttcaaactttttttaatttccaAAAAGCATACGTGGTGCTGATTTTTTCATCTTGCTATTAGGCCAGACTGGTTTGGAATGCTTTATTCTCAGGCAGACAGTAAGAAAAAGTCCAACCTGATGATGTCACTCTTTGAGCTGGGCTCAGAGCCTCTGCCCTGGCTGGGCCGAATGTCACAACTTGGTCCTGCCTCAGGTAGAGTTCCCACTCAGTTATCAGTATCTCACAGCAATAATTCTTAAAATGcatattaacatttaaatagTAAGCATAAACTTGTTGTAATGCATTATGCATTAGTTAattgttaaaacatttaaacaagtcAGCCAGACTAAATGATTCAGTTAGATATTTACCTTTAAGGTACAcacatttgcatgattgaatatttattttcctcTCATACTGCCTgttctctttatttattttgttttgcataGTTTTGCCTACTGGTCATTGgtttaaatatataaagactGAGACTCTTTGTTTTTTGGTTGGTCTGTAGATGCAGCTGAAAATCCCTATGGCGAAGATGACAGTAAAAGTCCCTTTCCCATACAGCCGAAAAACAAGAGAAGTTATGCTCAGAATGTTACCGTTTGGATTAAAGCCAGTGGACTTCAGGTATTAACCTAGAGACACCGGACTGTTTCTCCAATATGACAGTGAGTGACTGAGTGATttgttttttgattgtttaaacgTATTTATGAtgaatgtttgtatatttaatttaacagACAGATGTGCAGAAAATTTTCCGTAATGCAAGGAAACTGCCGgaaaaaacacaaaccttttataAGGTACGTATGTAGATGATGTTTGTCTTGTGATTGTCTGACAGATTTCGGATAAAAATGCTCGCTACATTTATGGGATTATGTAGTTTTATTCCAAGCTTGGTATATCTTTTGACAGTAAAAATTCTAGAAAATATTTCTAATGGTAAACTTAAAAACATGTCTAAAACATTTTAGAGATATTTGCAGATTTTGTGTATCAGCATCTTTTAGAACCACAGACAAGTTATCTTCATATCCTCTGGCTTGGGTTGTGGTTCGAGGCCCTCGTTTACGTATGAGGTCACAAAAAACTGTGTAGCTGTCAGTCATATTCTGAAATGTATCAGTGAGACAGATACAGTTCCAATTTGAGCATTCTAGCATTTTATAAACAGTAATTATAtcccataaaaaatatattctcCCATTCGCCATCAATCTTTTGCTTTAACCCATTTGGTTACGTTCAGACTTTTACCCAAAGTTTCTTTGTATATTCATACTGAAGGAATTGAATCGCCTGCGTAAAGCTGCTCTGGCCTTTGGATTCTGGGAGCTTCTGAAGAGCGTGGCTGAACTTCTGGAGAGGGAATGCACTCTTCTGCCTGATTCTGCCCACCCTGACGCTGCCTTCCAGCTCTCACACGCTTCCCAGCAACTTAAACTGGCCAGTACTGGAGACTCCAAGTACGCAGCTTTCGAACACAACATCGCCCCCATGCTCACGGACTTCTCTGGGGGCGGAGCCGAGAGAATGTAGGGGGTACGATGCTCCCGGACTAACGGATGTTGTGAGAAGTAATGGACCTTATTAAAGGTTTCTCCGTGGGAAATGAGTTACTGTACTTCTGAAATACACACTTTTtccattttcaatgtttttgtaGTGTTATACCTCAACAAAGCCATCTTGCTAAGAGATAAGAAACGATATACTTTGTGACATGGTCATTTATTAGTATTCCATTTGAGGAAAGAAAAGCATTCAGCGTTTTCATAAAGTAGTACATTTATAGGCTTTGGAATAAAATTTGTGTAAATAGCTTTTACTTAcagcaaacaaataaaacaagttgttttatttgtgtgtgctgctttttttttttaaaggtagtTGGAAGTCAAAACGGTTCActgacatttttaataaaacatttttagttcaTGTCCAGATCCCCCCATACAATGACACTGTTTGTTTCATGCGTTGTTCCCTGAGGTTTAAGATCTATCTTGATGTTTTTGTGCTCTATGATGTATCAACAGAGATGACTGTCACATCTCAGGGGCTGGCAGGATGATAAAATGCTGCATGTGTTCTCTGTCTAGTAAATTCATCACAGCTAACATCCAACATACTGCACATAgatgaaatgtataaataccTTCATGGTCCTCTTTAGAGCATTTTAATAAGGTCTTTATTTCTTGTTCTTATGTCATTTATATATTGTACAGCTTAATCGTGGTCCTCCAGTATTTCGGAGTATAGAAAGTAAATGCACTTGATTTAAAATGAGAGGGAAAAACAAGGATTAAATCACGACGAGTCATTTTCTCTTCCTCAATTGGCTTTCCTCTTTTTTGTGCGAAACCGTCTTCTCCTTTGCTTGAAGAGGTGGCGGAAGTTAATGAAGAGGCCTGAAATTGTTGGTAGATTTAGTAAAACTGCACCTGTTTTATTGTTACACTGTGTCTATACCGGAcgcacggcttgttctaatagGATTGTCGTgccacgtccggtgtggacaaaattttaaattataatgggttctaatgcgttctttGTCTCTTGTcgcgccgcatccggtgtagacacggtgtcagAACTCAACATGTGATAAACAGGGTTCCCACCATCCTTAAGATTTAcagacaatttttttaaataaaagattatttatattcactatatactgtaaatctcCATGGATATGTATGTTAAACTCTGAACATTTAAGCACCTACTCTttatatataacatattttttaaacacacacaactgGAATAGTCTGCTTGGTTAAAGATTGTAGGCACCCTGGTTTTACTTTAAATTTGTGTCTTATGTACAGTAGCTCTTACCGAGGAACATGAGCACCAGGTAGACCTGTAGGATGTAGGAAAAGCTGAGAGACAGGCCTGTGAATTTAGGCAGAGGAATGCTGAGAAGTTTGGTTTCATCAAAGATGGGGATGGACTGGATCACCGCCACCGCTGATCAACAATAAAAGAGCAAAGGACACAAATGATTACGTGGACATAGTAACAAAGTCTCACGTGAAGAGCTCATGTGGTAGGAACACTTACCTTCTGCTAAAACACCAAGAGGATATAAGGGTATCCATATAGTGTATCTCACCCAAGTCAACACTTTCCATTCTGTATCAACGCAGGCCAACATATAGAAAGGATACCTGCAATACAGTTTAACAAAGGTGGGGTTAGATAGTTGAGAAacataaatttgtttttatcaaactatgattttttttcaactaTGAAGTTGAAATACTGCGGTTCAGTGGGACAAAAACTGTTGGCTAACACAGATGTCTGTCCTATAGTGAGCAAGATAGAGAAGTGCAACTTGTTTTAGCATGAGATAGTGGAGTATGGATTTCCTGTGGCTGTTCAGAAACCACATATGTGACACAAACAGCTTAAAAGCTCTGGCTAAAAGCATTAAGCTCTTTGCATTGTCTTTCATGCTTGCTCTCgatgacataaaaatgcaacTCAAATGAGACGTTCGATTATGCAAAGATTTGCACTTCAGCCTCTCCTGAATCTgatcacttttttatttatttgatcattaaacaaaccgtatacaagaaataaaatgattattaacATCTGGCCCGGAAAATAGAGAAGAGGAAATCCTGTGGATAAAACAGTGATACTACACCATGTCAAAAACTTCAGCATGTACTCACCACAAGCAGTAACTGTGTTCTTAACATGCCTTATATTATACAATCACACATGTAAGATGCCATTTGTAGATGAATTATTCAGATAATTACCTAAATATCTCAATTGTACTCCATAGATAGAAGACAAAGAAGACCACTGGCTTGTTTTGCATCTCCTCTAAGGTACCAAATACAACAAAAAGGATGAAGTTCCTCCCCATGACCTTTGAAGAAGAGAACATTGCTGTACTGTAGACGTTTTTAAGAATTGACAAAACAAATATATCTATATTGGAGCATTGTACTGACCTGTATGAAAGCAGGCACGACTCCAGTTTTAACCAATCCCACAGCAGGATTAATAACTTCCATTATTGCCAGCATCTGACAAAAGTACATCACGTCAGCAATGGTATGAAAGGTGTCGTAGAAAGAATCTGTTGGGGAGACAAGAAAGGTGTTAAGGATCATACTGGATAGCCATAGCCCTAACAAAGCCAGGGTCATGGATTTACATACTGATACAAAAGTATAGGTAGAATTGCTTTTATAGTTTAAACCGTTTCACACTAAAACCGCTTTTTTGTGAAACATATTACACATGTACCCATGCTTGCCAAATGCAGACACACAAACTGCTTCCTGTGCAAAAACATGCTCTATGAATAGCATACGGCAATTTGCATAGCTGATCTGTAGACCTCAGCAAGCAACAATAACAGCTTAATCACAATaacaaaaatagatttttaagCAAGGTATATGGGACTTACCTTGCCCGAGTATGAACAGACGTACAGTCATGTTGACAAAGATCCAGGAATAGCCAAGGAACTGGACCAAGTTGTACATAAAAAGAAAACCTTTTTTCAAGCCAAGATAAGctgcaaacacaaaaaaaacatcaacaaaaaaaaaagagtaatgaatgaatattatTAAGTTGACCCACACAATAATTTCTACTCCAAGA
Protein-coding regions in this window:
- the hacd3 gene encoding very-long-chain (3R)-3-hydroxyacyl-CoA dehydratase; this translates as MQALTPHVYWAQRHGEIYLRVEISDAQNLIICVEENVLHFKGQGHGAKGENEYEFSLEFLKPVKPEVKHKSTQRQVNITVRKQEHVWWDRLTKQEKKPLFLAPDFDRWLDESDAEMELREKEEKINKVSIESRVRKDPYLGLKKGFLFMYNLVQFLGYSWIFVNMTVRLFILGQDSFYDTFHTIADVMYFCQMLAIMEVINPAVGLVKTGVVPAFIQVMGRNFILFVVFGTLEEMQNKPVVFFVFYLWSTIEIFRYPFYMLACVDTEWKVLTWVRYTIWIPLYPLGVLAEAVAVIQSIPIFDETKLLSIPLPKFTGLSLSFSYILQVYLVLMFLGLFINFRHLFKQRRRRFRTKKRKAN
- the slc24a1 gene encoding sodium/potassium/calcium exchanger 1 isoform X3; this encodes MFLTRRKRLHLSRIIFLLSGVFLCSLYQLTIRAKLPEPWPEPQIAENTDEGSGQTLVGLLEEIGVSILTDVQPKHTDEVRPSDKPRTSAPTKIPTTTEPPTTTTNRTIIQCIFVDPNLPKPTPVPTPSITIANTTASTPGDAPHMKGEYPEDIFSIEERRKGWVLLHIFGMVYMFVSFAIVCDEFFVPTLGVITYKLEISDDVAGATFMAAGGSAPELFTSLIGVFISHSNVGIGTIVGSAVFNILFVIGMCALFSREMLHLTWWPLFRDVSFYILDLIMLIIFFLDNYIMWWESMMLVGGYVLYVFFMKFNVQIERAVKTQLMKHKNIVKVIAVEEPEKDNGTSGEENRAPEPDDKNRLKLKPTLQRGGSSASLHNSTMRNTIFQLMIHTLDPLGEVGDPTDQPKDSDDTSPAAKEGEGNQKTETPKERDAAAGGGSENPGGTDDSDSSEEDDSDEDSDDDEENEDEAAEGDNDEPLSLEWPDTRRKQATYLFLLPIVFPLWLTVPDVRNPASKKFFVITFLGSIVWIAIFSYLMVWWAHQVGETIGISEEIMGLTILAAGTSIPDLITSVIVARKGLGDMAVSSSVGSNIFDITMGLPVPWLMFSFCHSFAPVQVSSNGLFCAIVLLFLMLLFVTISIAACKWRMNKVLGSIMFVLYFVFLVISVMLEDRIIVCPVSI
- the ints14 gene encoding integrator complex subunit 14, which encodes MPTVVLMDSSLSMTRPVSVEGSEEFQRKHLAVHGLTMLFEHMATNYRLEFTSLVAFSSLWELLVPFTRDYNTLQEALNNLEDYDKTCLEAALQGVSNVVQQEWGTSCPCQVVLVTDGAMGIGRGSLRHSLQTLKQRTDDKKFPLPFPFPSKLYVMCIANAEEFQASDGLDNLEQLISLNGGEGQIYTMEGPLCLKSVQTMFGKLIDQAYSPLHAVLRCGNLASDVQVFPRPEPVLIDEEVDPIPKTVQTDLEIVGFVEIGDISSPPVISRHLVLPIAVNKEGDEMGTGTADETEEEPSTNQMAGKSPNFCVLLHGSLKVEGMVALVQLGPDWFGMLYSQADSKKKSNLMMSLFELGSEPLPWLGRMSQLGPASDAAENPYGEDDSKSPFPIQPKNKRSYAQNVTVWIKASGLQTDVQKIFRNARKLPEKTQTFYKELNRLRKAALAFGFWELLKSVAELLERECTLLPDSAHPDAAFQLSHASQQLKLASTGDSKYAAFEHNIAPMLTDFSGGGAERM